From the genome of Latilactobacillus curvatus JCM 1096 = DSM 20019:
CGGCGTTCAACGACCCCTTGCATAATTTCGTTTTCGTATTGGCTGTATTCATTGTAAATGATACTTCTTTCAGCTTCACGAACCCGTTGCATAATCACTTGTTTAGCAGTTTGGGCTGCAATTCGGCCGAAGTCTTTTGGTGTGACTTCAAAACGAATTGTATCGCCCACTTCGTATGCCTTGTTAATTTCCAAAGCATCTTGGTAGCTCACTTCAAGACGTGAATCAAACACTTCGTCAGTGACTTCTTTGACAGCATAGACGTGGATGTTACCCTTCTTTTGATCGAATTCAACTTCCACGTTTTGTGCTTGACCGTAATTCCGCTTATAAGCAGAAACAAGTGCTGCTTCAAGGGCTTCAATAACAATCTCTTTTTTAACGCCTTTTTCTTGTTCTAGCGCATCAAGTGCACCTAACATTTCCTTGCTCATGTAACTAGCCTACCTTTACTAAAATTCAATTGCTAAGCGAGCTTTGGCAATTTCCTTACGATTAAACGTTACTTCTTTTTGACGCGTTTTAATTTTAATCACTAAAGTTAAAGTGTCATCATCAAGGGCTTTTAGTGTACCTTGATAGATTTTCTCGCCATCAACAGCTTGGTATAACGAGATATGAATGTATTCGCCAAGTGCTTTTTGGAAATCGGCTTCCTTCTTTAAAGGACGCTCTGCACCAGGTGATGAAACATCTAAGAAATAAGCCTGCGGAATTGGATCCGGGTCGATTGAATCCAGTTTCTCACTTAACGCATCGTTTACTAAGGCACAATCTTCAAGGTCAATGCCATTTGGTTTGTCAATGAAGACGCGCAGATACCAACTGCTACCTTCTTTAACAAATTCAATGTCCACTAATTCAAAATGGTGTTGATCAAGAATCGGCACGATCAGATCGTGAACTGTTTCCACAACGGTACTCAAATGATTCCCTCCAATTCATTTTTATATTTCAGATTAGACGTGCTCCAATAAAAAGAGTGAGCATTTCTGCTCACTCGCTCTGAAGTATCTAATTACTGATAACAATATACCATATTTTTCATGAAAATACAAACAACCGCTTTAATTTTCAGTGGTTGCGACGCTATTTTGCGTCTTACCCGTCGTCAAGATTTCATGGAAGTTTTCAAAACTAATCTCGACCATGTTCTTGAGGGCTTCGTCAGTATTTGAACCAACGTGTGGCGTCAACAAGACACGGGGGTATAAATCAATCAATTCTTGGGTGGTTGCATCTGGCACAGGTTGGTCTGCCGGGAATTGCTTGAAGAAGATTTCGCCTTCAGCTGGTAATACGTCAGCGGCAAAAGCTCCCAGTTGATTAGCTTTCAAGGCGTCGATAATCGCACGGTTATCTTGCAATTGACCGCGGGCTGTATTCACCAAGATTGCATCGTTCTTCATCTTTGCGATTAAGTCTGCATTGATGAATTGGTCGTTTTGACCAGCGAAGTATGGAATGTGCAAGCTGACAATGTCACTTTGGGCTAATAATTCATCCAAGCTGACAAAATCAAGCACTTCCTTAGCGATTTCTGATGGATATAAGTCATAACCCACAACCTTGGCACCTAAGCCTTTGTATAACTTCGCTTCGGTGTAGCCAATCTTGCCAGTCCCGATAATCCCAACCGTACAGTTGCGGACTTCTTTACTGAACATCACTGGGCTCACACGGAAATCATGATGGGCTGTCCGATTCGTTGTGTAAGTGGTGTGACGCAACAATGACATCCCTAGCGTCAATGCCAATTCAGCAATCGCGTTTGGCGAGTAGGCTGGCACGCGAGCAACTTCCATGTTGTACTTGCCTGCTGCGGCCAAATCGATATGACCGTAACCGACTGTCCGGGTAAACACGTAACGAATCCCGTATTCATTCAACTTCGCTAAGTTTTGCGCATCAGCGGTACAGTTGGCACGTAACAAGACCGCGTCATGCCCCTTAGCCGTTTCGATATTGTCGTGAGTCAATAAGTCTTCAATTAACGTTAAATCATAATCGTAGTTGTTATATTTATTGAACGTCGCCACTTCATTCGGACGAACGCCGTAACAAGCAATTTTAAACATTTAATTTCCCTCTTCCTAGAAAATCCCGATTTGGTTAATCACTTCTAAAATCACTAACCAGACTGGCGTCATCACAACAGCTAAGACCGTTGATAGTAATGACGCGTTCGATGCTAAGACCGCATCCTTGTCAAAACTAATCGCGTAAGCAGCGGCGACCGTTGCCGTTGGCGTTGCCATCATGATGACAATCGTTGCCAAACTGATATAGCTAACTGGTAAAATGTGGGTCATTGTTAAGATGGCCAATAACACGATGTTTAAAGCAGGTACTAAAATCACTTTGTTAATACTATAAATCCATGATGTCTTGTCCGAAGCAGCTTCTTTGAAGCTGATTTCGCCAAGTGTTGTCCCAATTGCTAACCAAGCTAATGGTGAACATAAACCAGCTAAGTACGTCATTGGTTTGAACAACCACGGCGCTGTTTGATCAATTCGTAAGAAAGCCACTGAATGCCCAGCAACCGCCACTTGTGGTAATACGCCTTGGATTAACCAGATGATTAACCCCGCAAATGTGGCGATCACGATTGGATTTAAGAACATGTTTTTCAAGTTCTTCGATTCCATCTTCAAGCCACTCATCTTGATGTACCCATATGAGTATAAGAACACGCGATAACCAATGTTGAAAATTGAGCTATACATAACCCCTTTAGCTCCGAAAACGGCGCCAACAATTGGAATCCCGAAGAACGTTGTTGAACCAAAGATGGTCAACACGCGTAATGTATCTTGTTGATCACCCTTAAAACGTAAGTATAACGGTTTTGAAATTAAAATTAAAATAATATAGATCAAGAAGCCCCAAACTAAAACGTTGAT
Proteins encoded in this window:
- the rimP gene encoding ribosome maturation factor RimP, whose protein sequence is MSTVVETVHDLIVPILDQHHFELVDIEFVKEGSSWYLRVFIDKPNGIDLEDCALVNDALSEKLDSIDPDPIPQAYFLDVSSPGAERPLKKEADFQKALGEYIHISLYQAVDGEKIYQGTLKALDDDTLTLVIKIKTRQKEVTFNRKEIAKARLAIEF
- a CDS encoding 2-hydroxyacid dehydrogenase, translating into MFKIACYGVRPNEVATFNKYNNYDYDLTLIEDLLTHDNIETAKGHDAVLLRANCTADAQNLAKLNEYGIRYVFTRTVGYGHIDLAAAGKYNMEVARVPAYSPNAIAELALTLGMSLLRHTTYTTNRTAHHDFRVSPVMFSKEVRNCTVGIIGTGKIGYTEAKLYKGLGAKVVGYDLYPSEIAKEVLDFVSLDELLAQSDIVSLHIPYFAGQNDQFINADLIAKMKNDAILVNTARGQLQDNRAIIDALKANQLGAFAADVLPAEGEIFFKQFPADQPVPDATTQELIDLYPRVLLTPHVGSNTDEALKNMVEISFENFHEILTTGKTQNSVATTEN
- a CDS encoding AEC family transporter is translated as MSIGDILTKTFTNMDIVSSITSTVFIILLGFYCRKREIFTDKFGKILSKVVLTVALPALAFNSFMQDINGKTLKEGINVLVWGFLIYIILILISKPLYLRFKGDQQDTLRVLTIFGSTTFFGIPIVGAVFGAKGVMYSSIFNIGYRVFLYSYGYIKMSGLKMESKNLKNMFLNPIVIATFAGLIIWLIQGVLPQVAVAGHSVAFLRIDQTAPWLFKPMTYLAGLCSPLAWLAIGTTLGEISFKEAASDKTSWIYSINKVILVPALNIVLLAILTMTHILPVSYISLATIVIMMATPTATVAAAYAISFDKDAVLASNASLLSTVLAVVMTPVWLVILEVINQIGIF